In Hwangdonia lutea, a single window of DNA contains:
- the kdsB gene encoding 3-deoxy-manno-octulosonate cytidylyltransferase: MKIISMIPARYSATRFPGKLMQDLGGKTVIRRTYEATVATNLFDDVFVVTDSDIIYKEIVNNGGKAIMSIKEHDCGSDRIAEAVADLDIDIVVNVQGDEPFTDAGSLKKLIEVFKDDHDKTIDLASLMVHITDDEEIKNPNTVKVIVDNTNFALYFSRSVIPFARDKAVDVKYYKHKGVYAFRKAALLDFYRLPMLALEASEKLEQLRYLEYGKRIKMVETDVQGVEIDTPEDLERANKLWK; encoded by the coding sequence ATGAAAATAATCTCAATGATTCCGGCGCGTTACAGCGCCACACGTTTCCCCGGAAAACTCATGCAGGATTTGGGCGGAAAAACCGTTATTCGTCGCACGTATGAAGCCACCGTTGCCACCAATTTGTTTGATGATGTTTTTGTGGTTACCGATAGCGATATCATTTACAAAGAGATCGTAAACAACGGCGGTAAAGCCATTATGAGCATAAAGGAACACGATTGCGGTAGCGATAGAATAGCCGAAGCCGTTGCCGATTTAGATATTGATATTGTTGTAAATGTTCAAGGCGATGAGCCTTTTACAGATGCAGGATCATTAAAAAAACTGATAGAAGTTTTTAAAGATGACCACGATAAAACCATTGATTTAGCCTCTTTAATGGTGCATATTACCGATGATGAAGAAATTAAAAACCCCAATACGGTAAAGGTTATTGTCGACAATACGAATTTTGCGTTATACTTTTCGCGCAGCGTCATTCCATTTGCGAGAGATAAAGCGGTTGATGTAAAATATTACAAACACAAAGGCGTTTATGCCTTTAGAAAAGCGGCTTTATTGGATTTTTACCGATTACCGATGCTTGCTCTGGAAGCTTCTGAAAAGTTAGAGCAATTACGCTATTTGGAGTACGGAAAACGTATTAAAATGGTTGAAACCGATGTGCAGGGTGTTGAAATTGATACTCCAGAAGATTTGGAACGCGCAAATAAATTATGGAAATAA
- a CDS encoding DUF4126 domain-containing protein yields the protein MTVETIISICLGIGLAASVGFRVFLPLFALSLASYFDVWQLNESWQWIGSSTALLTLGVATLVEIFAYFIPYIDNLLDSIAVPLAALAGTAVMMSTVADLSPVITWSLAIIAGGGTAAAIAGTSSTTRLASTATTGGIGNPIVSTIETVTATVMSIISIFLPILAIILVAIILFIIFRLYKKFKPSKVKNQ from the coding sequence ATGACAGTTGAAACCATTATTAGTATATGTTTGGGCATAGGGCTTGCCGCATCGGTTGGGTTTAGGGTGTTTTTGCCCTTGTTTGCATTAAGTTTAGCGTCATATTTTGATGTTTGGCAACTCAACGAATCATGGCAATGGATTGGAAGCTCAACGGCATTATTAACTTTAGGCGTCGCTACTTTAGTAGAGATTTTCGCCTATTTTATACCTTATATAGATAATTTATTGGATAGTATCGCCGTACCTCTGGCGGCACTCGCAGGAACGGCGGTAATGATGTCTACGGTGGCCGATTTAAGTCCTGTTATAACCTGGTCTTTAGCCATTATCGCAGGTGGCGGAACGGCAGCAGCTATTGCCGGAACCTCAAGTACAACCCGGTTGGCATCCACGGCCACAACGGGAGGCATAGGGAATCCCATAGTATCCACCATTGAAACTGTTACGGCTACGGTGATGTCCATTATTTCAATATTTCTACCCATTTTGGCTATCATTTTAGTGGCTATTATATTATTTATAATTTTCCGATTATATAAAAAGTTTAAACCATCTAAAGTCAAAAATCAGTAA
- a CDS encoding nuclear transport factor 2 family protein: MKKLILLGLILTLVVSCNQEPQRYFSESPEIESIKERIKAYEAQDWEAWKSHFADTAQVFHNKNTGIPYLESMKRHQDMISNFTSYGFSDDKTVLEMVIDKEGKKWVNYWSVWSGKLKANGKELVIPVHLTSQFADGKVVKEYGYYDTASITAAFIEIEAGEMESAEAVGEALN; encoded by the coding sequence ATGAAAAAACTTATCCTATTAGGGCTTATTCTAACCCTAGTCGTATCCTGTAATCAGGAGCCACAACGTTATTTTTCAGAGTCTCCCGAAATTGAATCCATAAAAGAGAGAATAAAAGCCTACGAAGCCCAAGATTGGGAGGCTTGGAAATCTCACTTTGCCGATACTGCACAAGTATTCCACAACAAAAATACGGGCATCCCTTATCTGGAAAGTATGAAACGTCATCAAGATATGATTTCTAATTTTACATCCTACGGGTTTTCCGATGATAAAACGGTGTTGGAAATGGTTATCGACAAAGAAGGCAAAAAATGGGTAAACTATTGGTCTGTTTGGAGCGGAAAACTAAAAGCCAATGGCAAAGAGTTGGTAATCCCCGTGCATTTAACCTCTCAATTTGCAGATGGCAAAGTAGTTAAGGAATACGGGTATTACGATACCGCCTCAATCACTGCAGCCTTTATAGAAATTGAAGCTGGAGAAATGGAAAGCGCTGAAGCTGTAGGAGAGGCCTTAAATTAG
- a CDS encoding retropepsin-like aspartic protease, with the protein MKKIIAFIFLLVSIPSIGQKNLFTKGLVTPKNYYTEIDFEYISEKIIIPVTIQNKTYRFLFDTGAPNLISAQIKNDIKTNAIKSINIKDATSKRNSLEVVSVPEITMGGISFKNCPTLVDTNKQNFIFDCFEIDGIIGSNMLQKSIVQIDLKAKVIRLTNNKKKLTLNKGDAAKLYLIGRQKSPYIWINLHGEKKAREHLLIDTGMKGFYDVSLKNFNALQKNKIFKVQSEGLGSKSIGFFGAAKKSKLYRVTVDTLKINHTIFKNVTTETTNDDNSRIGSEALKHGIMTIDFLNKKFYFSSYKSTIDLKEKLLGFSPTVINNKLVVGVVWDKNLKNKISFGDEIIKLNTLDVPQIDICDFITSKTLFPKKDTVALTIKTSKGFIKNVMAKRTLPQ; encoded by the coding sequence ATGAAAAAAATTATAGCCTTCATTTTTCTTTTAGTTTCAATTCCATCTATTGGTCAAAAAAATTTATTCACCAAAGGGTTGGTTACCCCAAAAAACTATTATACTGAAATTGATTTTGAATATATTTCAGAAAAAATAATTATCCCAGTCACCATTCAAAATAAAACCTACCGTTTTTTGTTTGATACGGGTGCGCCAAACTTGATATCGGCTCAAATTAAAAATGACATTAAAACAAATGCCATAAAAAGCATCAATATTAAAGATGCCACAAGTAAACGGAATAGTTTAGAAGTGGTGTCGGTACCAGAAATTACGATGGGCGGAATTTCCTTTAAAAACTGCCCCACATTAGTAGATACGAATAAGCAAAATTTTATTTTTGATTGTTTTGAAATTGATGGTATTATTGGGAGTAATATGCTGCAAAAATCGATAGTTCAAATAGATTTAAAAGCAAAAGTGATTCGGCTCACCAATAATAAAAAGAAGCTTACTTTAAACAAAGGCGATGCTGCAAAACTGTATCTAATTGGCAGGCAAAAAAGCCCGTACATCTGGATTAATTTACATGGAGAAAAAAAGGCTAGAGAGCATTTGTTAATTGACACAGGCATGAAAGGGTTTTACGATGTATCGTTAAAAAACTTTAACGCACTTCAAAAAAACAAGATATTCAAAGTACAAAGTGAAGGCCTTGGCAGCAAAAGCATTGGTTTTTTTGGTGCAGCAAAAAAGAGTAAACTTTATAGGGTTACTGTTGATACCTTAAAGATAAACCATACCATTTTTAAAAATGTAACCACAGAAACCACGAACGATGATAACTCCAGGATTGGTTCTGAGGCGTTAAAGCATGGCATTATGACCATAGATTTTTTAAACAAAAAATTCTATTTTTCTTCGTATAAAAGCACCATTGATTTAAAGGAAAAGCTACTAGGATTTAGCCCTACGGTAATTAACAACAAACTTGTTGTTGGTGTTGTTTGGGATAAAAATTTGAAAAATAAAATTAGCTTTGGCGATGAAATTATAAAATTAAACACACTCGATGTACCGCAAATTGATATTTGTGATTTTATAACGTCAAAAACCTTGTTCCCTAAAAAGGACACGGTTGCGCTAACCATTAAAACCTCCAAAGGCTTTATAAAAAACGTAATGGCAAAAAGAACATTGCCGCAGTAA
- a CDS encoding HAD family hydrolase: MDINYQHIKVIGFDADDTLWVNETYFREAEDEIQRLLSKYETPNKIDQELFKMEMKNLPLYGYGVKAFILSMVEVALELSNYNVSNKTIEAILNIGKNMLEKPVELLDGVEDVLSVLSKKYRLILATKGDLLDQERKLEKSGLTKYFHHIEVLSDKQERNYSNLLSHLDIKPSEFLMIGNSLKSDVLPLVNINAHAIHIPFHTTWAHETVSKKETNGKTYKTISGLREVLNLLD, from the coding sequence TTGGATATAAACTATCAACATATAAAAGTTATTGGTTTCGATGCCGACGATACACTTTGGGTTAACGAAACTTATTTTCGAGAGGCAGAGGACGAAATCCAACGTTTATTGTCAAAATACGAAACGCCCAATAAAATAGACCAAGAGCTGTTTAAAATGGAAATGAAAAACCTTCCGCTTTATGGCTATGGCGTAAAGGCTTTCATTTTATCGATGGTTGAGGTAGCTTTAGAATTATCAAATTATAACGTTTCAAATAAAACCATTGAAGCCATTTTAAATATTGGTAAAAACATGCTTGAAAAACCGGTGGAGTTGCTTGATGGCGTTGAAGACGTTTTAAGTGTATTATCAAAAAAGTACCGATTGATATTAGCCACCAAAGGCGATTTATTGGACCAAGAACGCAAACTGGAAAAATCCGGGTTAACCAAATATTTTCATCATATCGAAGTATTAAGTGATAAGCAAGAGCGCAATTATTCAAATCTTTTGAGTCATTTGGATATTAAACCTTCAGAGTTTTTAATGATAGGAAACTCTTTAAAATCGGATGTTTTGCCCTTAGTAAACATAAATGCCCATGCCATTCATATCCCATTTCATACCACATGGGCGCACGAAACAGTAAGCAAGAAAGAAACGAATGGTAAAACGTACAAGACCATTAGTGGTTTAAGAGAAGTTTTAAATTTATTGGATTAA
- a CDS encoding 1-acyl-sn-glycerol-3-phosphate acyltransferase codes for MRWLAKFIYFKLLGWKAVGNTNFSNDTIKKAVIIAAPHTSWHDFYIGVLLRSVLGIKTNFVGKKELFVFPIGWFFKALGGAPINRQSNENKVQAIAKLFAEKEEFRMAMAPEGTRKKVDKWRTGFYYIAKEANVPIIMFTLDFENKQNKISEPFYPTDDIKADFEFMYNFYKGVKGKVPEYS; via the coding sequence ATGCGGTGGTTAGCCAAATTTATTTACTTTAAGCTTTTAGGTTGGAAAGCGGTTGGCAACACCAATTTTTCTAACGATACAATTAAAAAAGCGGTAATTATTGCTGCACCACATACCAGTTGGCACGACTTTTATATCGGCGTTTTATTGCGTTCTGTGCTCGGAATTAAAACAAATTTTGTTGGTAAAAAAGAATTATTCGTCTTTCCTATTGGCTGGTTTTTTAAAGCTTTGGGAGGCGCGCCCATTAACCGGCAATCCAATGAAAATAAAGTGCAGGCCATAGCAAAGTTATTTGCTGAAAAAGAAGAATTTAGAATGGCAATGGCTCCAGAGGGCACCAGAAAAAAAGTAGACAAATGGCGCACCGGTTTTTATTATATCGCTAAGGAAGCTAATGTACCAATTATTATGTTTACGCTGGATTTTGAAAATAAACAAAACAAGATTTCAGAACCCTTTTATCCTACGGATGATATAAAGGCAGACTTTGAATTTATGTATAATTTCTATAAAGGGGTAAAAGGAAAAGTGCCTGAGTATTCGTAG
- a CDS encoding ATP-dependent DNA helicase, with translation MTSAEFYTLIKQQFPFQPTLKQNIVLQQLSEFIFSKSPNVLYVLKGYAGTGKTTIVGTIVTNLWKAKKSAVLMAPTGRAAKVISNYSNKEAFTIHKKIYFPKKDKGGGVKFILQPNKHKNTIFIVDEASMIPDTPGESKFFENGSLLDDLMQYVYSGHQCKLLLIGDTAQLPPVKLDLSPALDENKLALNYNKEVTKMELDEVMRQEQDSGILENATVLREALSRNVHDAFKFDLNGFKDIVRLVDGYDIMDAINDAYSNLGNEETAIIVRSNKRANLYNQQIRSRILFNEHELTAGDYLMVVKNNYFWIKPTTEAGFIANGDIIEVLEIFSIKELYGFRFAEVKVRMVDYPKMRPFETVLLLDTINAETPSLPYEESNKLYQEIQKDYENETSNYKRFLKIKGNKHFNALQVKFSYAITCHKSQGGQWHTVFVEQPYLPNGVDKDYLRWLYTAVTRAKEKLYLIGFKDDFFEE, from the coding sequence ATGACCTCAGCCGAATTTTACACCCTTATAAAACAGCAGTTTCCGTTTCAACCTACCTTAAAGCAAAATATTGTATTGCAACAGCTTTCAGAGTTTATTTTCAGCAAAAGCCCAAATGTGTTGTACGTGTTAAAAGGTTATGCCGGAACGGGTAAAACCACCATTGTTGGTACCATTGTTACCAATTTATGGAAAGCCAAAAAAAGCGCGGTTTTAATGGCTCCAACGGGTAGGGCGGCTAAAGTAATTTCGAATTATTCTAACAAAGAAGCCTTTACCATTCACAAAAAAATATATTTTCCTAAAAAAGATAAGGGTGGCGGTGTGAAGTTTATTTTACAGCCCAACAAACATAAAAACACCATTTTTATTGTGGATGAAGCTTCCATGATTCCGGACACGCCGGGGGAATCTAAATTCTTTGAAAACGGTTCTTTACTTGACGATTTGATGCAATACGTGTATTCCGGCCACCAATGCAAATTGCTTTTAATTGGAGATACCGCACAATTACCACCGGTAAAACTCGATTTAAGTCCAGCCTTAGATGAAAATAAATTGGCTTTAAACTACAACAAGGAAGTTACAAAAATGGAGTTGGACGAAGTGATGCGCCAAGAACAGGATTCCGGAATTTTAGAAAATGCCACCGTGTTGCGCGAAGCTTTATCAAGAAATGTCCACGATGCTTTTAAGTTCGATTTAAACGGTTTTAAGGATATTGTAAGATTGGTTGATGGTTACGATATTATGGATGCCATAAATGACGCTTACAGTAATTTAGGTAACGAGGAGACCGCCATTATTGTGCGAAGCAATAAACGCGCAAATCTGTATAATCAGCAAATACGGAGTCGGATTCTATTTAACGAACACGAGTTAACCGCCGGCGATTATTTAATGGTGGTTAAGAATAATTACTTTTGGATTAAGCCCACAACCGAAGCCGGTTTTATTGCCAATGGCGATATTATCGAGGTTTTAGAAATTTTTTCGATTAAGGAATTGTACGGTTTTCGCTTCGCGGAAGTAAAAGTGCGTATGGTCGATTACCCGAAAATGCGCCCTTTTGAAACCGTTTTACTTTTGGATACTATTAATGCCGAAACGCCCTCGTTACCTTACGAAGAATCGAATAAACTGTATCAAGAAATTCAAAAAGACTACGAAAACGAAACGAGTAATTACAAAAGATTCTTAAAAATAAAGGGCAACAAACATTTTAATGCGTTGCAGGTTAAATTTTCGTATGCCATAACTTGTCATAAATCCCAAGGTGGGCAATGGCACACCGTTTTTGTCGAGCAACCTTATTTGCCCAATGGTGTTGATAAGGATTATTTACGTTGGTTATACACCGCTGTAACCAGAGCTAAAGAAAAATTATATCTTATAGGTTTTAAAGATGATTTTTTTGAGGAATAA
- a CDS encoding DUF3822 family protein has protein sequence MALTNKPYNKLTNQELSIQISLSGLSFCILQSDTKTVTALKHIDFEKKLNPFEVLDKLIHVFDTEGALQVSFNNINVIHTNELSTLVPKPLFKEACLADYLKFNSKILKSDFIAFDTIDSNDSVNVYVPYININNYIYEKFGSFTYKHFSTILIERVLSIEKNADDTKVYINVNTTHFEIIVTEKGKLKLYNTFEFSTKEDFIYYILFTAEQLKLNPETLHLILIGNISKDDELYNIAYKYIRHVSFGKRLDNYKYLQPVEPNPSNFTLIHSF, from the coding sequence ATGGCGCTAACGAATAAACCCTATAATAAACTAACTAATCAAGAATTGTCCATTCAAATAAGTTTGAGTGGACTTTCTTTTTGTATACTGCAAAGTGATACCAAAACGGTTACAGCTTTAAAACATATTGACTTTGAAAAAAAATTAAACCCATTTGAAGTTTTAGACAAGCTCATTCACGTATTTGATACCGAAGGGGCTTTACAGGTTTCGTTTAATAATATTAACGTTATACACACCAACGAGCTTTCAACCCTAGTGCCAAAACCATTGTTTAAAGAAGCTTGTTTAGCCGATTATTTAAAATTCAATTCTAAAATCCTAAAATCCGATTTTATCGCTTTTGATACTATTGATTCTAACGATAGCGTTAACGTATATGTGCCGTACATAAACATCAATAATTATATTTACGAGAAATTCGGAAGCTTTACATACAAACATTTTTCTACCATTTTAATCGAGCGCGTACTTTCAATCGAAAAAAATGCGGATGACACCAAAGTTTACATCAATGTAAATACCACCCATTTTGAAATTATTGTAACAGAAAAAGGCAAACTTAAGCTCTACAACACCTTTGAGTTTAGCACAAAAGAAGATTTTATTTATTATATCTTATTTACTGCCGAACAATTAAAACTTAACCCAGAAACGCTACATTTAATTCTTATTGGTAACATTTCAAAAGATGATGAATTATACAACATCGCTTATAAATACATTAGACATGTTAGCTTTGGAAAACGGCTAGACAACTACAAATATTTACAACCTGTTGAACCCAACCCTTCCAACTTCACTTTAATACACAGTTTTTAA
- a CDS encoding RsmD family RNA methyltransferase: MRIISGLYKSRKIVAPKNLPVRPTTDMAKESLFNILNNHFYFDAISVLDLFAGTGNISYEFASRGTQHITSVDQDYGCIKFINQIAAKFNMPINTIKSDVFKFLEKSALQTHIIFADPPYGFTEEQFAKISELVFQNDLLLEDGLLIIEHSKHTNLSHLSHFSYSKSYGGNMFSFFEAN; this comes from the coding sequence ATGCGCATTATTTCAGGATTATATAAAAGCAGAAAAATTGTAGCACCAAAAAACTTGCCGGTGCGCCCCACAACCGATATGGCGAAGGAATCGTTGTTTAACATTTTAAACAATCATTTTTATTTTGATGCTATTTCCGTACTCGACTTGTTTGCCGGAACTGGTAATATAAGTTACGAGTTTGCCTCAAGAGGCACGCAACACATCACGAGCGTAGATCAAGATTATGGCTGTATAAAATTTATAAACCAGATTGCTGCAAAATTTAATATGCCCATAAACACCATAAAAAGTGATGTGTTTAAATTTTTAGAAAAATCCGCTTTACAAACCCACATTATTTTTGCAGATCCACCCTATGGTTTTACTGAAGAGCAGTTTGCGAAAATATCAGAATTAGTGTTTCAAAACGATTTGTTATTAGAAGATGGTTTGTTAATTATCGAACATTCCAAACACACCAATTTATCCCATCTAAGCCACTTTAGCTATTCTAAAAGTTATGGCGGTAACATGTTTAGTTTTTTTGAAGCCAACTAA
- a CDS encoding iron-containing alcohol dehydrogenase family protein: MNYRNFPMVPRVIFGRGSFNQLNDIIAPKRLSINAPFIFLVDDVFKNNTWLSSRIPTSYDDRIIYISANEEPRTSQVDTLVEDIILNTKERPSGIIGIGGGTILDLAKAVSIMITNKGETKDYQGWDLVKNPAIYHVGIPTISGTGAEVSRTTVLTGPERKLGINSDYTPFDQVVLDSELTKDVPTEQWFYTGMDCYIHCIESLTGTYLNAFSQSYGDMALQLCEEIFLTDNLSRVDAQEKLMMASWHGGMSIAYSQVGVAHAMSYGLSYLLGTRHGIGNCIVFDHLEEFYPEGVKVFKAMKKKHNIVLPKGICANLSDREFDIMINISLSLEPLWENALGKNWKKIMTPKKLKELYQKM; the protein is encoded by the coding sequence ATGAATTATAGAAACTTTCCCATGGTGCCAAGAGTAATTTTTGGCAGAGGTAGTTTTAATCAGTTAAATGATATTATTGCCCCAAAACGATTAAGCATTAATGCGCCATTTATTTTTTTGGTAGATGATGTTTTTAAAAACAATACTTGGTTGTCCTCTCGAATACCTACATCGTATGATGACCGAATTATTTATATATCAGCAAATGAAGAACCCAGAACATCGCAAGTCGATACGCTGGTTGAAGATATTATTTTAAACACCAAAGAACGCCCTTCCGGAATTATTGGAATTGGTGGAGGTACTATTTTAGATTTAGCCAAAGCGGTATCTATCATGATTACCAACAAGGGAGAAACCAAAGATTATCAAGGTTGGGATTTGGTAAAAAACCCAGCCATTTACCATGTGGGCATTCCTACAATATCGGGCACAGGGGCAGAGGTTTCGAGAACAACAGTGTTAACGGGACCGGAAAGAAAACTAGGCATAAATTCAGATTACACACCTTTTGATCAGGTTGTTTTAGATTCAGAACTTACCAAAGACGTACCCACCGAACAGTGGTTTTACACTGGTATGGACTGTTATATTCATTGTATAGAGTCGCTTACGGGCACCTATTTAAACGCCTTTAGCCAAAGTTATGGCGATATGGCTTTGCAACTATGCGAAGAGATATTTTTAACCGATAATTTATCACGTGTTGATGCCCAAGAAAAACTCATGATGGCATCGTGGCACGGTGGTATGAGCATAGCCTACTCGCAAGTTGGTGTGGCACACGCTATGAGTTACGGATTATCTTATTTGTTGGGCACAAGGCATGGTATAGGCAATTGCATTGTTTTTGATCATTTGGAAGAATTTTATCCCGAGGGCGTAAAAGTATTCAAAGCCATGAAAAAGAAACATAATATTGTATTGCCTAAAGGCATTTGTGCCAATTTAAGCGATAGGGAATTTGACATCATGATTAATATATCGCTTAGTTTAGAACCGCTTTGGGAAAACGCATTGGGTAAAAATTGGAAAAAAATAATGACACCCAAAAAATTAAAAGAACTTTACCAAAAGATGTAA